One Glycine soja cultivar W05 chromosome 2, ASM419377v2, whole genome shotgun sequence genomic region harbors:
- the LOC114371284 gene encoding uncharacterized protein LOC114371284, producing the protein MTDMGLMAYYLGIEVKQEDKGIFITQEGYAKEVLKKFKMDDANPVGTPMECGSKLSKHEKGENVDPTLYKSLVGSLRYLTCTRPDILYVVGVVSRYMEAPTTTHFKAAKRILRYIKGTTNFGLHYYSSDNYNIVGYSDSDWSGDLDDRKSTTGFVFFMGDTAHLDVKEATNSHTINL; encoded by the coding sequence ATGACGGATATGGGGCTCATGGCATATTATCTCGGCATCGAAGTAAAACAAGAAGACAAAGGAATTTTCATCACCCAAGAAGGCTATGCCAAAGAAGTCCTTAAGAAGTTCAAGATGGATGACGCCAATCCAGTTGGCACCCCGATGGAATGTGGCAGCAAGTTGAGCAAGcatgaaaaaggagagaatgtGGATCCAACTCTTTACAAAAGTTTGGTTGGAAGTTTACGTTACTTGACATGTACAAGGCCGGATATTCTCTATGTTGTAGGAGTAGTAAGTCGCTACATGGAAGCTCCAACCACAACTCACTTCAAGGCGGCAAAGAGAATCCTTCGATACATCAAAGGTACAACAAACTTTGGCTTGCACTATTACTCTTCTGACAATTATAACATTGTTGGCTATAGTGATAGCGATTGGAGTGGAGACTTggatgatagaaagagcactactGGTTTTGTGTTCTTTATGGGAGATACTGCTCACTTGGATGTCAAAGAAGCAACCAATAGTCACACTATCAACTTGTGA